ATGGTAAAAAATTATTGAATTTATTAAACAGTCTTAATATATCAAGAAAAGATTTTGATGCTGCAGTTGAAATAGTAAATAAAATGTATAAATTTAAGGATAAAAATGCAGCAATATTTGGTAAGTTTTTTCCTGTACATAAGGGACATATTAAATTTATTAAATTAGTTGCAAGATATTGCAAAAATGTATATGTTTTTGTTTGTTCTGAAACAGAAAGAGATAAAAAATTAAATGAAAAATCAAAATTAGCTAATTTAACGATAAATGATAGAAAAAGATTTGTTGAATTGGAAGTTAAGGGTTATAAGAATATAAAGGTATTAGAATTAAATGAAGATGGAATAGAGCCATATCCTAATGGCTGGGAAGCTTGGTCAAAAAGAGTTAATGAAAAAATAGAAAAAAATTCATTAAAGATAGATTGTATTTTTACAAATGAAGTTCAAGATCAAGAAAAGTATAATAAGTATTTTAATATAAAAGCCTATTTATTAGATCCTAAAAGAGAAGATTATTCTATATCTTCTACAATGATTAGAAATGATCCAGAAAAATATATAGATTATTTTCCAGAAAGTGTAAAAAAGTGGTATTTTAAATTTAAGGAGAAATAAAATGAAATTGAAAGTAATGGCAA
Above is a genomic segment from Sneathia sanguinegens containing:
- the rnmV gene encoding ribonuclease M5, with translation MIKIDGIVVVEGKDDKTALSRVIEPEKIYILNGMSGANQKKIDDLKRLAKNNKIYILTDPDYAGKKIREKINKNIPNAINIYANKFLATKKDNVGVENLNADDIFDLFKNIHEVEKNKKDKFTITELMDAGLLVGNNSRIKRELLGDILAIGYCNGKKLLNLLNSLNISRKDFDAAVEIVNKMYKFKDKNAAIFGKFFPVHKGHIKFIKLVARYCKNVYVFVCSETERDKKLNEKSKLANLTINDRKRFVELEVKGYKNIKVLELNEDGIEPYPNGWEAWSKRVNEKIEKNSLKIDCIFTNEVQDQEKYNKYFNIKAYLLDPKREDYSISSTMIRNDPEKYIDYFPESVKKWYFKFKEK